A stretch of the Arvicola amphibius chromosome 8, mArvAmp1.2, whole genome shotgun sequence genome encodes the following:
- the Shisa7 gene encoding protein shisa-7 isoform X2, translated as MRALLLLGSIALLASAAGPAMARPSNDTSAVAPGPLPALLAHLRRLTGALAGGGSPAGTGANATKTSPAGGAGAAARAPPPAELCHGYYDVMGQYDATFNCSTGSYRFCCGTCHYRFCCEHRHMRLAQASCSNYDTPRWATTPPPLAGGAGGAGGAGGGPGPGQAGWLEGGRAGGAGGRGGEGPGGSTAYVVCGVISFALAVGVGAKVAFSKASRAPRAHREINVPRALVDILRHQAGPATRPDRARSSSLTPGLGGPESMPPRTPKNLYNTMKPSNLDWRAMPPPSPSLHYSTLSCSRSFHNLSHLPPSYEAAVKSELNRYSSLKRLAEKDLDEAYLKRRHLEMPRGTLPLHALRRPGTGGGYRMDGWGGPEELGLAPAPNPRRVMSQEHLLGDGRASRYEFTLPRARLVSQEHLLLSSPEALRQSREHLLSPPRSPALPPDPTTRASLAASHSNLLLGPGGPPTPLHGLPPSGLHAHHHHALHGSPQPAWMSDAGGGGGTLARRPPFQRQGTLEQLQFIPGHHLPQHLRTASKNEVTV; from the exons ATGCGGGCCCTGCTGCTGCTCGGGAGCATCGCGCTGCTGGCCTCCGCCGCGGGTCCAGCCATGGCGCGCCCATCCAACGATACGAGCGCAGTGGCCCCGGGCCCGCTGCCTGCGCTCCTCGCGCACCTGCGGCGCCTAACCGGGGCTCTGGCGGGCGGCGGGAGCCCGGCGGGCACCGGCGCTAACGCCACCAAGACCAGCCCCGCGGGTGGCGCGGGTGCAGCGGCACGGGCGCCCCCTCCGGCCGAGCTCTGCCACGGCTACTACGATGTCATGGGCCAGTACGACGCCACCTTCAACTGCAGCACCGGCTCCTACCGCTTCTGCTGCGGCACCTGCCACTACCGCTTTTGCTGCGAGCACCGCCACATGCGCCTGGCGCAGGCCTCTTGCTCCAACTATGACACGCCACGCTGGGCCACCACGCCTCCGCCTCTAGCCGGAGGCGCCGGGGGCGCTGGGGGTGCGGGCGGGGGCCCGGGACCGGGCCAGGCAGGGTGGCTGGAAGGAGGTCGGGCCGGGGGCGCTGGGGGTCGTGGGGGCGAGGGCCCCGGGGGCAGCACGGCCTACGTAGTGTGCGGAGTCATCAGCTTCGCTCTGGCGGTGGGCGTCGGTGCCAAAGTGGCCTTCAGCAAGGCGTCGCGTGCGCCCAGAGCGCACCGGGAGATCAACGTGCCCAG AGCCTTGGTGGACATTCTGAGGCATCAAGCAGGACCAGCAACCCGCCCAGATCGGGCCCGAAGCAGCTCTCTGACCCCAGGGCTAGGAGGCCCAGAAAGCATGCCTCCCAGGACACCCAAGAACCTTTACAACACCATGAAGCCCTCCAACCTCG ACTGGCGAGCCATGCCACCACCCAGCCCTTCCCTGCACTACTCCACGCTGTCCTGCTCTCGATCCTTCCACAACCTCTCGCATCTCCCCCCATCCTATGAGGCCGCTGTGAAATCAGAACTGAATCGCTACTCCTCTCTCAAGAGACTGG cTGAGAAAGATCTAGACGAAGCCTACCTGAAGCGCAGACATCTAGAGATGCCCCGTGGAACCCTGCCTTTGCATGCACTGCGGCGGCCTGGTACTGGAGGTGGCTACCGCATGGATGGCTGGGGTGGTCCCGAGGAGCTGGGCCTGGCACCGGCACCCAACCCCCGGCGGGTTATGTCCCAGGAGCATCTGCTGGGTGATGGCCGAGCTTCCCGCTATGAGTTCACATTGCCTCGAGCGCGGCTGGTGTCTCAGGAACACCTGCTGCTGTCCTCACCGGAGGCCCTCCGCCAGAGTCGAGAGCACCTGCTGTCACCACCACGAAGTCCTGCACTGCCCCCAGATCCCACCACCCGGGCCAGCCTGGCTGCCTCACACTCCAACCTGCTGCTGGGGCCTGGGGGGCCCCCCACACCACTGCATGGGTTGCCTCCATCAGGCCTGCATGCCCACCATCACCACGCCCTTCACGGCTCTCCTCAACCAGCCTGGATGTCCGatgcaggtgggggtgggggcacactGGCCCGCCGGCCACCCTTCCAGCGCCAGGGAACCCTGGAGCAGCTTCAGTTCATTCCTGGGCACCACCTGCCACAGCACCTGCGCACTGCCAGCAAGAATGAAGTGACTGTCTGA
- the Shisa7 gene encoding protein shisa-7 isoform X1, producing MRALLLLGSIALLASAAGPAMARPSNDTSAVAPGPLPALLAHLRRLTGALAGGGSPAGTGANATKTSPAGGAGAAARAPPPAELCHGYYDVMGQYDATFNCSTGSYRFCCGTCHYRFCCEHRHMRLAQASCSNYDTPRWATTPPPLAGGAGGAGGAGGGPGPGQAGWLEGGRAGGAGGRGGEGPGGSTAYVVCGVISFALAVGVGAKVAFSKASRAPRAHREINVPRALVDILRHQAGPATRPDRARSSSLTPGLGGPESMPPRTPKNLYNTMKPSNLDNLHYNVNSPKHRAATLDWRAMPPPSPSLHYSTLSCSRSFHNLSHLPPSYEAAVKSELNRYSSLKRLAEKDLDEAYLKRRHLEMPRGTLPLHALRRPGTGGGYRMDGWGGPEELGLAPAPNPRRVMSQEHLLGDGRASRYEFTLPRARLVSQEHLLLSSPEALRQSREHLLSPPRSPALPPDPTTRASLAASHSNLLLGPGGPPTPLHGLPPSGLHAHHHHALHGSPQPAWMSDAGGGGGTLARRPPFQRQGTLEQLQFIPGHHLPQHLRTASKNEVTV from the exons ATGCGGGCCCTGCTGCTGCTCGGGAGCATCGCGCTGCTGGCCTCCGCCGCGGGTCCAGCCATGGCGCGCCCATCCAACGATACGAGCGCAGTGGCCCCGGGCCCGCTGCCTGCGCTCCTCGCGCACCTGCGGCGCCTAACCGGGGCTCTGGCGGGCGGCGGGAGCCCGGCGGGCACCGGCGCTAACGCCACCAAGACCAGCCCCGCGGGTGGCGCGGGTGCAGCGGCACGGGCGCCCCCTCCGGCCGAGCTCTGCCACGGCTACTACGATGTCATGGGCCAGTACGACGCCACCTTCAACTGCAGCACCGGCTCCTACCGCTTCTGCTGCGGCACCTGCCACTACCGCTTTTGCTGCGAGCACCGCCACATGCGCCTGGCGCAGGCCTCTTGCTCCAACTATGACACGCCACGCTGGGCCACCACGCCTCCGCCTCTAGCCGGAGGCGCCGGGGGCGCTGGGGGTGCGGGCGGGGGCCCGGGACCGGGCCAGGCAGGGTGGCTGGAAGGAGGTCGGGCCGGGGGCGCTGGGGGTCGTGGGGGCGAGGGCCCCGGGGGCAGCACGGCCTACGTAGTGTGCGGAGTCATCAGCTTCGCTCTGGCGGTGGGCGTCGGTGCCAAAGTGGCCTTCAGCAAGGCGTCGCGTGCGCCCAGAGCGCACCGGGAGATCAACGTGCCCAG AGCCTTGGTGGACATTCTGAGGCATCAAGCAGGACCAGCAACCCGCCCAGATCGGGCCCGAAGCAGCTCTCTGACCCCAGGGCTAGGAGGCCCAGAAAGCATGCCTCCCAGGACACCCAAGAACCTTTACAACACCATGAAGCCCTCCAACCTCG ATAACCTGCACTACAACGTCAACAGTCCCAAGCACCGCGCTGCCACACTGG ACTGGCGAGCCATGCCACCACCCAGCCCTTCCCTGCACTACTCCACGCTGTCCTGCTCTCGATCCTTCCACAACCTCTCGCATCTCCCCCCATCCTATGAGGCCGCTGTGAAATCAGAACTGAATCGCTACTCCTCTCTCAAGAGACTGG cTGAGAAAGATCTAGACGAAGCCTACCTGAAGCGCAGACATCTAGAGATGCCCCGTGGAACCCTGCCTTTGCATGCACTGCGGCGGCCTGGTACTGGAGGTGGCTACCGCATGGATGGCTGGGGTGGTCCCGAGGAGCTGGGCCTGGCACCGGCACCCAACCCCCGGCGGGTTATGTCCCAGGAGCATCTGCTGGGTGATGGCCGAGCTTCCCGCTATGAGTTCACATTGCCTCGAGCGCGGCTGGTGTCTCAGGAACACCTGCTGCTGTCCTCACCGGAGGCCCTCCGCCAGAGTCGAGAGCACCTGCTGTCACCACCACGAAGTCCTGCACTGCCCCCAGATCCCACCACCCGGGCCAGCCTGGCTGCCTCACACTCCAACCTGCTGCTGGGGCCTGGGGGGCCCCCCACACCACTGCATGGGTTGCCTCCATCAGGCCTGCATGCCCACCATCACCACGCCCTTCACGGCTCTCCTCAACCAGCCTGGATGTCCGatgcaggtgggggtgggggcacactGGCCCGCCGGCCACCCTTCCAGCGCCAGGGAACCCTGGAGCAGCTTCAGTTCATTCCTGGGCACCACCTGCCACAGCACCTGCGCACTGCCAGCAAGAATGAAGTGACTGTCTGA